Sequence from the Platichthys flesus chromosome 2, fPlaFle2.1, whole genome shotgun sequence genome:
GAGAGAGAGTCATCTATTGGGGAGCTGCCTCTGCTCTGTAACGATCAATACGATCCCTCCAGCCCGTCTCGTCCTTTCTGTCCCTCAGGCCGAAAGCAGAACTAGAAGTAGTCCAACACAACATTTTACCAATGAATATTCCTTGACAAGAATTTATATCAATTTGTCAATTTTTATTTAgtcaaatatgatttaaaagtGTATTTTGATGCCTGGACACCTTTCACCACCAGCCCCACATTGCTACCATATTATCCCGAACAGGCCTATACTGTGCAAGTCTTTCATTGTGATGATAAACTGGACATTATCTGTAGATGTAATGAGACTTGGCTATGTCTGTTGAGTCCAACAGTGCTTCCTTTACTTTTAAGTTATGTCCCAGATTCATTCAGACATTTATCCTGATATCTGATCAGTGTTTGAGTCATAAAATTAGAGTGTGCTAACTTACACAACTATTCTCAGTGCAGTGTTCAGGAACAATTTTCAGCACAATTATTCAACATCCAAGGTTAACGGATTTTTATTGAATACACCAGGCCTTGCACTGCACTTATTTACATGCATCTCAATCGGTTGTGCTTGGTAAACAAATACCAAAGGAGCAGACAGACCGGTCGGGaaaaatgtcaacatgttgGAGTCTTCACTGCTTTATTCTTTGCACAGGATTCCAGCCGATGACAGTGAGCAATTCCCCTTCGCCATTGAGTTTGACAGAGCTCCAACAAGTATAACCGTGAGTCTCAGGTTCAGTGCTCAATAGATAATTGATGGTTCTCATTTTCACTGAGGTCTCACCTTGAATCTTTGAAACCTAAATCTAAAAATGGTGGGAAGTTGATATCTCTTGTGGTTTCATGCCGAAAATGGCAAGAAGCCACCATCACATTGTATTTGTGACCTACACTTTGTCTAGGTTTACAttagacacacactgacatgtcaTAAATTCATGGGCATGTCTAGTATGCCTCGGTGTAAATCCTTCTTCCCTTTTATCCTGTTTCATTATTTGTGTGACTAGGGCAGCTGTCAGAAATATGCATGATGAAGCTTTATAGGTCTTCCTCCAAGCAGCAGAACAGAGCCATTGTCCACATGACCCCGTGgacctgaaaggagagtggccaaAGCCGACCAAGAGCCAAGACAGTACAGAAATAATAgcttataattattattatcacgaTTCTctgataaacattaaaaagacTGAATATGTCATAAAGTATGGCAACATTGTTGACATGAAATCATTAAGATTATTGCAAATTCCCATGTACAATCCTTAGAAATTGTGATCCATCAAGCCAAAACAAGAACTTACATAGCTAACTTGTATGTATTAATTACTGCATCATTTAGACATGtaagcacaaacacaatgagCTTACATCTGCTAGAATCAAaccacaaaagaaaatgtaacgAGACAAATAATTAATGGCCGTTCACGAGCCTGAGCGAAAAGTCATTGACAGCCAGTGGTGTGATGAAGCAGTGAAGCATGATGGgcagaaagaaaactgttgcTGGCATTACACAAATACtctagtgtgtgtttttgtgaatcgGTCTGTGTTTAACTGATTGTGGCGCCAGTGTTATCTTCTTCTTTACACAATTTCACTTTATtcccagagagggagagtgatgaCACACGCTTCAGACGTTCCCTAGCAACCACAGATGAGAATAAACCTTTACTTTGCGGCCTCATCTCGAGAATACAGTATCAGTACTCATCAGGCTCTGTGGAcctagagacacacacaactttaaCTATTACCCCTTCACTGTaaagtaaaatgtaatatttgagaAGAGGAGTAAATCACTCGTCACTGCCAGCACATACACCAACACGTCAGTCAGCTGTTCATACCCTTATAAACATCAGGAAGGTCAACATGTTCAAGTGGACTTTTAAAACACACTACCCCAGCCCTGTCTGCCTGCTCACACATACGTTACTCAAGATTTTATGtggaatatttattttcagtagCCGCTGTTCAGCAGTTGATGTTCTGCTGCAACAGCAACCTCTCTGGGTTAGTGCACACTGGTGCTTAACGTTTTCCTTATGTTaatgtctgcgtgtgtgtttggccGAGAAACCCACAGAACGCTCAGTGATGACTCCGCTGGGAAATAACACTGCATCATGCTGAACCTAAACAAACAGCAGCGGGAGGAGAAACCCCCAAGGTTTACTCACTGCAGCAGCCAGACTCAGAAATAAACTATGGACCACAGGAAGCTTTCCTAAGATCAGCATCACAGTGAGAGACCATCATAACAAATGGGTGATGTATTTTTTCACTTCCCCTAACCCTTTATGGTTCCCAGTAACTCCCTCATATTGACATCTCCTCCCAGTCTCTTGTGCAGCTTACTACAGTACACAGCAACTGGGTTGACCGGCACCACGTCTGTCACCATGAGCTTACCAGTGCAGTATTTTTGGAGTGATAAGTACCATGACCAACACAGAACTGGTTAAACTTCTAGCAACGCAGTATTCACAAGAACACACTGTGCGGCACAGGTCAAGTCACAATTCACGATCTAACGGTCGTACTGGTGATCGATCGGCCGATGTTACAGTACCTCTGTGTCCCTGCCTTGTCCCAGTCTCGGTCGCAGTAGCCTTGTCTGAGCTCTTGCGGGATGCTGGGACTTGTAACTAGGCCTGGGACGGTCGATGCACCCTCCCCCGCTGGCACAGGAGAAAATgacagcaaagagagagagagcgagagcgagagagagagagagagcaaatagACAGGATGTGCTCTCGTGCAGCTTTAACAGCAGGATCACACAAGCCCTTCACTCTCTGCACCTCCTGTTGGAACTGTCGCCACCTCCTCTGCGCCGCTCAGacagtttctcctcttctcctcgggttctctgtctctcagcttCTTCCTGAGTCCCACCGGTTCGTGGAGCGTGAGCAGCCCAGCCTCCGAGCCTCCGGGTTTAAATACTGGGCTAGAACGTACCACGTGGCAACAGGAGGGGGCGGTACAGCAGTCCTCCGCTTTAATGCTCTATTGTGCTATAAAATGGATGTGGCCATGCGTCTCTGGCCACTCCCACTTCCTCTCCAACCCCCTCCTCTTGTTCATGAAGACGTCACATGAACGTCGAGCCTCTATGCTGACGtcttatgtttatatttttttatgtcatgAACATCAGTGTTaaaaaagattgtttcatatttcatagATTCAAACATTCCTAAtcatgtatttaattataataacttaATTTGCATCCTATTATTTATAAGCTCTATAACACTGTTCTGACtcatttctgttatttattttattctgattAGGGTTGATGAGCCATATGTTTCTGTCTGCTCTTTCTTTCATGATTTAAACAATTATGtattatatagatataaatgataaaaagtATCGATAGAAATGTTCTATACTTTTCAGATGTTTAAAATCAGTGTCTGAAAACTAATCACTCGTGCCTGTGAGGTCAACATCTGTATAACTAAGCACATGTAGGTGCTTGGTTATACTGATGTATACAAACACATGTATAATTGTGGGTAAAACTACATTGCAATGTTGCCATTCTCTACAGATCACATGACTCCAGTGGACActgtttccttcctttctcaCATGACTGCTGTATGGCACAAGGAAGGCCTGTTTGCTGTATTTCACAGTGCACGAGAAATCAGCTCTGCCCCTATAATTTAAATTTCTTTGAAGTGACACTTCAATCCGCAAATCGTCCAGGAATTTTATCACATCAAAGTCAAATAAGTATTGACAAACAAAGGACAGCATGAAAGTCATACGCACACATCCAAACTGAAGCCGACAATATAAACTACATTACACACGATTACGAGGAAACTATAATCACCCAGACAATATTGGGCCCAGTTTGAAAGTAGAGCAATATATTCATTTGCAAATTCCACTTCTTAAATCTTGGGAAAGGATCGATTTGTGTATCGTAGttcaggaacagagagagatgtGAAGTTCCTCTCTCCAGTTCTGTGACTGCATTGTAGATGAAACTGGTGAGAAGGTGAGGAATGAACTGAGTTCTTGGTCTGTGTCACACTGTAGTATTTTCCCTATAAGATATAGCGGTTATGACTCTAAGGAGCTAAATAAACTTTCTGTCCCAATCCTGGAATATCTTGGATACTCCACTAACCACAATCAACACCTACCCATTTCCCacagagtttgaaaacaaagtGACCTAGATACACGATACTCTCATTGCTCTGTCAGTGCAACGAGGACCATGTGGTTGTCACTGTTTCCAAATCCTTTCTGCTGCACACTGTGGGCAGGAGTTTTACTGCCCGGCCGAGGTCTACTGCACCACTGCAAATCAACAATCTATTTCAAGCCTTTCACTTCACAAGACTTCATTTAAAACCCCCAAACAGAGACAGGTCTTTAACACACAGTCAATACTGCATGGTTCAGTGCTTTACATAGCTACACGATGTTAGAGATGAATGCCACTTTTCCATTTAACTCAAATTCCCAACctaaaaatatgaagaaataacAACTAAAAGATACTATTCATTTTTGCAAGCGTTTTTAAAAATTGATTAATGATcatacatgaaaaacaaaaaatgctgaaACCATAAGAAAATAACTTCTGAAAGCCTTTAGGTACATTGTTCAACTTTCTTAAAATTTCTCAAAAGCACTCAGGAGTGGTCTGTCTGAGTTGTATCAACACATCTCTTTACCAAGAGAATAATCAAAAGCACAGTGAAGGAGCTTTGAACAATTTTTAACTCCCTTTCTCCAAGAAAAACCCCAGAGCTGCTATTATTGTCAAGGCCACGTCAATCACATCTAATCTGAAACCCTGTAAGAAAACTCCCATGTGAATAAACCAGTACAAATGTTTAAACATGAGGCTCAAGGCTTCTCAGCATTCAGATCAACTCTGTGTATGTCTCCTCCAAACCTCCACCAGGAATGTTCTCATAACAGCAAATCCTCCCTGTCgtgcatcacacacaaaaacacactgaaggCCCCATATAAACACATCCAAAGACACACGCATCCTGCGTGTGCACACACTGCAAGTCACACACCTCAAACgaaacaaatacagacacacacatatgcacacaccaATCGTTGGGGGGCCAGTCACCGATCACTGTCAGTGCAGCTCTCACCATATCTGAATATAGCAAAGAGGAGAAGTTTGTCACTTGACACTACCAACATGTAACAATGTAACATGTTGCTAAGCATGCTCGCTTGGTCATTGAGGTGTTCATATCTAGATCCTTGCCCTAAAGGTGTGTCAGGAAGCAAAGCTAGAGGTAATAAAAAGAGCGTTGCCTCATGGAGACATGGGGAGGCCTCTGATAACAATGTCCTGTTACTATGAACTTTGATACAGACTCATATGTATATGCAAACACACCTATGCACAACAGTCTTTACTTAGTGATACTCTGGTCTTCAAGCTCTGATTTAGTGTCTTGTTTGCTTGCTATTATTGCAGTGGAGGGATGCAATAAAGGGTTCAATTCAACTTTGGATACTTTTAACACACTCTGAAGCAGCTATGCAGCTAATGTGTCATTAAAGTACAAATTGAGAATTGCCCTCTGGGAACAAATAAAGCTTTTTGAATGAATTGAATTGAGTTTCAATTCATTGATTGTTTTATCTATGTGTAACCTGTTGGAAAAATAAACCCAACTGTTACTAAATATGTTGGAAGAAAGTGTTACAAATATGAGAAATATGTTAGAAATATGTTCTTTCATTGagaataatttttatttaatttatacatttattatttaattcataactacattctttatttttattcttcatttcattgatcatttcatttgatctcAGAGGTCTTTTTGATTCAGTAGATGGTCCTGTGaagaaaaacttttcaaattgatttcattGGTTCATTTCAGTTTAGCTGAGTTGCTATTGGTTAAGGCAACGCATGTCCCGCCTCCTTCAGGTTAGAGACGCTGCGGTAGTGTGTGGAAaatacacagagagcagcaggacgataattgagacacagaggttttggagtgatgaaactttaaaaaatacactttatattgttaaaaggaggaactgtgtaaacagagaaaagtccGGTGAACCACTGAAGCGACCCTGGGaacatcttgtgtttgttttattattttattgtcccGGTGAGTACTATCTGTATTAGCAAATAGCTCTGTGAATTAGCTTAGCCTCGTGGTGGGTTAGCTACCGAGTGGGTACATAAAGTCACAGTGTTGTGGTATTTTTCTAATGATAGTAAAGGAAAAAGGGAATATGTGTGTAAAATGAGTATGCGTGcatgttatttacattgtatgaACAGAGAAAGACATCATTTAGCTGAGTTTTATGGGTTATGAAgctatatattctgtatattactGTGCTGTGGTGTGTATAGGTACGAGGTATCAGTAATCTGAGCATTTAATGGTGAACTGTGAGTGGTCTTATATTAATGGTTTTCTCACTACAAAACAGTGAAGTGGACATTTCATGTGTTAATATTGCGATGCAGCAGTTATCTTTTACCAAGTTAACAGTGAAAAGTTGCATTATACATTGATATTGATAAAATTAAACTGTACAGTTAAGAAAGGTTGAATAGATTTATATCAGTCTGTTATATTATACAGGCTGGGTTTTTTGGATACCCTGAGATCCTGGACCGTGGATTTGGAGTGATTCTCTCCCTGACGAGGGGGATGGCGAGCTACCCGCGTGAGCATTTGGATTGAGGAGGAACCTTTCCATTCTTCATTCTCTGTCCTGCCAGAGTGGTAGGGTTGTGGGGAAGGACTTCCAAGAACTTTCGAATTGAACTATTTCTTTtgggtaaaacattttattttatttagggtGCACCCggtaaaaaagacatttcaaataagaacaaaagtAACTGTCGGCAGTGtatgtaaactgtttattttctatatatgttAATACAGTGTTTTGCTTAAATCTACCTGTGTGTTCCTTTTACTCATTGCGGTGTCCAATCTCTTCTTATTACTTTGCCCTGCGAACCTAGTGTGTACTTACCTGTCAAGTGGGTTACACAGTAAAACTTGGCGAGCTAGCCAGGAGAAATTTATGAATTCACATtcataatcaaattaaatggaCATCTTTTGAGTAACTGGACTGTGACCGAGTGTATTTGGAAGAGAATTCAACATTTGAGGTATTTTGGTTGTATTAACCCATATCATTTTCAAGTTTattgacatttcagttttacCTTGGTTAAACATGGATATTATTTTGACAGAGAGTGTGAAAATCCCAAATGCTGTTTTAGTTAGTGGGTTAACCAACACTGAGGTTGACAATGAAATCTTTGATTTACTCAAGCAATATGGATCTATCGCTAGGATAATCAGAGTACCTAGTGCAGACTCTGAGACCCAGGCAATTGCAGAGTTTGAACATGGCACCGCTGTGAAAGACCTTGAAGCCAACGTCTTACCTTACCGAAGACCATGCACTGACAATCCTGAAGTTATCCACCATGTTCAGAGTCTTGCCAGCGTTTACACAAGTGATGCAGGCACCAGTGCAACAAATACTTACCTTTCTGGGTTGAAAGACTTAGCTAAGTTGAGCGGCAGGGAGTTTGTAGACATCCTTCGTGAGGAGCTGGCTAGGATCAGTAAATCCATTAGAACTCAAACCCCACTTGAGGTCAGTGAAGAGCCTGTGGAAATTGAGCCACCCCTTACACAAAGTGATATCCAAGCTGCAGGCCCTAGCTTTGTCAGTGTCCCCAATGAAGTGAGTCAGGACTCTTACAAACCCCAGACTGGCATCGAGGTCAGAGATTTTCTCTCTCCAAGAGGAGAAAGAACCAGCACTTTCCACTTGCCTTCAGATCAACTCAGCACACCAGAAGTACAGCGTGTTGTGGTTGAGCACATTGTCAAGAGCAGTGAAGTTTCATCTCACATTCAATTTCCTTGTAAACTGAAACAGTTTTCTGGGCGACATCCTCAGCCAAACTTTGAAGTCGACTATGACACGTGGCGCAACAGTGTGGAGTTCTGTTTGCATGACCCATCTATCCCTGACTCCCAAATGGTGAGGAAAATTGTTGAAAGTCTTTTGGCCCCTGCTGCAAACATAGTCAAGTCATTAGGGCCTCAAGCTTCTCCAAAAGAGTACCTGAACTTACTTGATTCTGCTTATGCCACTGTCGAAGATGGGGATGAGCTTTTTGCACGATTCTTGAACATCAATCAAAATGCTGGGGAGAAAGCGTCTGATTACCTGCAGCGACTTCATACAGCATTGAGATATGTGGTAAATAAAGGAGGAATCGCTGCCGGCGACTCTGACAAACAACGTCTCAAGCAATTCTGTCGTGGATGTTGGAATAGTATTCTGATCACCAGTCTTCAGCTTGAACAGCTCAGGAGTAAGCCACCATCTTTTGCAGAGCTCCTGCTCTTACTGCGAACTGAGGAGGACAAACAGGCTAACAAAACCAGCAGAATGAAGCAGCACCTTGGGTTCACAAAGCCAAAAGTCATGTCAAACATGCACGCTGCACACATGTCCTACGACGAGGATATTGTCATGCCACAGAATACAGAGGATGCCTTCTTAAACATGACCAAAGACATACAGAAACAGATTGCTGAACTTCAGGTTCAGGTGGCAAAACTCAGTGCATGTAGTTCAGAGAAacctgtgaaaaagaaaacaacagtaagtgtaagacagaaacagaagacaAAAAATACCCAGCCGGAAGGACAACTCCAGCAAATGACTGTGACAGTGAAACCGAAGCCATGGTATTGCTTCAAATGTGGTGAAGATGGCCACATTGCATCTACATGTGATAACATACCCAATCCCAACCTTGTGCAGGCCAAGAGAGCAGAGCTCCGGGAGAAGCAGCGTGCATGGGAAGCTCAGAATGGTTCACTCACCACTCGCCAGTCAAACTAGAACAGGCTTCTGTTGAGGGGAAAATGGAAGCCAAGAAACCACTATATCCCCCATCTACAGGCGAACAAAAACCCATGACTCACAGCCACAGAGTCAAACGACAAAGGGAATTGCCAAAACGTCTTGTAGGCAGCAAGTGTACAGCCAATGTAAATGTGGATGGGGTGGACTGTAGTTGTTTACTAGACACAGGGTCACAGGTCACCACGGTGGGCCAGTCCTTTTATCAGACCCATCTATCTGATCATCCTATCAAGCCCATCAGCAACATCCTTGAAGTAGAGGGAGCAAACGGCCAACCTGTTCCTTACCTGGGTTATATAGAGGTTGACCTCAAGTTCCCTAGAGCCCTTCTTGAGTCAGAGCCTGAAATTTCAACCTTGGCTTTAATCGTTCCTGACCTCCGGTCAAACAGTGGTGTCCCATTGTTGATCGGCACCAACACTTTAGATCCCCTCTATGATCAGTGTTGTGATGAGTTTTCACTTTCCCATAATTCATCCTGCTATGGCTACAGCCAGGTCCTTCGCACACtacaactgaggagaaaacaagcaaCAAGCGGAGAACTCGGCTTTGTGAAGCTCAGAGGAAGGGAACAAGCAGTTCTCCCAGCAAAACAAAGAGTGCTGCTTGAAGGCTATATGTGTGTCAACCTAgtcaacacagagaaatgtgctCTGATTGAACAACCATCAAGATCAACTCTGCCAGGTGGCGTGTTTGTAGACTGTTGTCTCATTTCCTTGCCAGAGCATGGCTCCAACAAATTGCCTGTTCTCCTTagaaatgaaactgaacatGACATCATTCTACCTACCAACTGTGTCATTGCAGACCTGACTGTTGCAGATGCTGTAGTGGAGAATCACCTAATTGATGGGGATGGTCAGAAGCATGTTGTTGACTGCTCCACTCATCAAACGGAGACGTGTCCTGGAAAAAGCTTTGACTTTGGGCCCTCTCTACCTGAGAAGTGGAAGGAAAGAGTCACTCTGAAGCTCAACACCTTCTCTGATGTGTTTGCCCAGCATGACCTCGATTTTGGTCATGCGACGAAAATCCAACACCACATCAAGTTGAAAGACGAGACACCCATCAAACAGAGACCCCGTCCAATTCACCCTCGTGATTAtgaagcagtcaaaaagcacCTCCAAACCCTTCTTGATGCAGGCGTAATCCGAGAATCAGAGTCCCCATTTTCATCGCCAATTGTGGTGGTGAGAAAGAAGAATGGCGATGTACGCCTATGTGTGGACTATAGAAAGTTAAACTTGCAAACGATAAAAGACTCTTATGCCTTACCAAACTTGGAGGAGTCATTTTCTGCTCTCGCTGGATCCAAGTGGTTTTCAGTGATGGACTTGAAGTCTGGGTACTACCAAATTGAGATGAATGAAAGTGACAAGCCAAAAACTGCCTTTGTGTGCCCCTTTGGATTCTGGGAATTCAACCGGATGCCTCAGGGAGTCACCAATGCACCGAGCACATTTCAACGGCTCATGGAAAAGTGCATGAGTGACATTCATCTGAGGGAGGTCCTGGTCTTCCTTGATGACCTAATAGTGTTTTCGGACACTCTGGAGGAGCATGAGTCTAGGCTCACCCACGTGCTCAACCGTCTCAGGGAATATGGCTTGAGGCTTTCACCTGATAAATGTAAGTTCTTTCAGACTTCAGTGCGTTATTTGGGGCATATTGTGTCCAGCGATGGAGTGAAGACCGACCCTGAAAAGGTTCAAGCCTTGAAAACCTGGCCGGGACCACAGAACTTAAAGGAACTCCAATCCTTCCTCGGATTTTCCGGTTACTACCGGAGATTTGTGAAGGATTATTCAAGGATAGTCAGGCCCTTGACCAAACTCACTGCTGGCTACCCACCACGGCGGAAAGGAGTCAAGATAGGCCTCAGTGATGGGAAATACCTCAACCCAAAAGAGCCTTTTGGTGAACGCTGGGGCACTGAGTGTCAACAAGCCTTTGAGGCGATCATACACAAACTGACATCATCTCCAGTCCTTGGTTACGCAGATCCTAAACTTCCTTACGTGCTCCACACTGATGCCAGCACGACAGGATTAGGAGCTGCTCTATATCAAGAGCAAAACGGGAAACTGCGTGTAATTGCTTATGCCAGTAGAGGACTCTCCTGCAGTGAAGCAAGATATCCAGCGCACAAGCTTGAATTCTTGGCCCTTAAATGGGCCATCACAGAGAAGTTTCATGACTATCTGTATGGAAACTCTTTCACTGTTATCACAGATAACAATCCCTTGACATACCTACTTACCACAGCCAAGCTTGATGCTGCGAGCTACCGTTGGTTAGCTGCGCTCTCAACATTCACTTTTGACATCAAGTATCGAGCTGGCAAGCAGAACATGGATGCTGATGGTCTGTCAAGGAGACATCATGGTGCGCTGGAAAATGATGCCACATCACAAGAGGAAAGCCAAAGGATTGACCAGTTCACTTCTCAGCTACTGACATCAATAAACAAGTTTGAACTGGTGACTCCAGAAATTGTCGAAGCTACTTGTCAAAGGCATACTGTGAAGCAAGATCAAGAGCTCTCACCTTTCCCTGGCTATGTTGACTCACTTGCCATTCATGCAGATGCAATTCCTGCTGTCCTTGAGGAGGATGAGTCACAGGATGGGATCCTAACAGTGCCTAAATACAGTGAGTCTGATCTCATGAAACTGCAAAGAGAAGACCCTGGCATCAGCAGTGTTATCAGTTTGGTGGAATCCGACAACTTACCTGCAGATCACACGGCAGATTCTCCTGAAGAACGGTTGATCCTGAGAGAGTGGAAACGGCTTCAACTGAAGTCAGGCCTTTTGTACAGGACACGGGAGTGTGAGGGACAAACCCTATTTCAGCTGGTACTCCCAGATGTCCTACGGCCTATTGTACTCAGGAATCTCCATGATGACATGGGACATTTAGGGATTGAACGTACCCTTGAACTCACCAGATCACGATTCTACTGGCCAAAG
This genomic interval carries:
- the LOC133974126 gene encoding zinc finger CCHC domain-containing protein 12-like, which encodes MDIILTESVKIPNAVLVSGLTNTEVDNEIFDLLKQYGSIARIIRVPSADSETQAIAEFEHGTAVKDLEANVLPYRRPCTDNPEVIHHVQSLASVYTSDAGTSATNTYLSGLKDLAKLSGREFVDILREELARISKSIRTQTPLEVSEEPVEIEPPLTQSDIQAAGPSFVSVPNEVSQDSYKPQTGIEVRDFLSPRGERTSTFHLPSDQLSTPEVQRVVVEHIVKSSEVSSHIQFPCKLKQFSGRHPQPNFEVDYDTWRNSVEFCLHDPSIPDSQMVRKIVESLLAPAANIVKSLGPQASPKEYLNLLDSAYATVEDGDELFARFLNINQNAGEKASDYLQRLHTALRYVVNKGGIAAGDSDKQRLKQFCRGCWNSILITSLQLEQLRSKPPSFAELLLLLRTEEDKQANKTSRMKQHLGFTKPKVMSNMHAAHMSYDEDIVMPQNTEDAFLNMTKDIQKQIAELQVQVAKLSACSSEKPVKKKTTVSVRQKQKTKNTQPEGQLQQMTVTVKPKPWYCFKCGEDGHIASTCDNIPNPNLVQAKRAELREKQRAWEAQNGSLTTRQSN